Part of the bacterium genome, CCAGTGAACAAGTTTCCGGAACATGTGTTAAAAAGGTGGGGAGGAGTTGGTTTCCGGTTCGCTTACCCAAGCAAACAGCCTTTGCCCCTTGATTTATCGCCTCCGATATCCATGATTCTACCCGGATGGCTGCACTCTCCGATATTAAACAAGAGAGGTCGGAACTTTCATTTAACGGATCGCCCAACTGCAACGCTTGTACACCACTCTTAAACAACTCAACAAATCGGGCAAAGACCGATTCGACCACATAAATCCGCTGTACTGAAATACACACTTGTCCGGCGTAACTGTAACCGCCGATGAGGCACCGCTTCACTGTCCGCTCGATGTCAGCCGTTTCGTCAATTAAAACCGCCCCGTTACCACCTAACTCCAGCGTTACCGGTCTATCGAACGTTAGTCGCTTTAACTTCCACCCGACCAATGCGCTGCCGGTAAATGTGATATGTTTGACTCGTTCATCGGTGACAAACGGCTCGATTGTTTCTCCGGCACACGGTACTACTTGCAAAGCACCGGCAGGGAAACCCGCCTCAGTGACAATTCTCGCTAATAACAATGCAGTGCGTACTGTCTGTGGGGCAGGTTTTAAGACGATTGGTGCTCCGATTGCCAATGACGGTGCAACTTTGTGGGCAACCAGATTCAAGGGAAAATTGAAGGGAGTTATACCTAACACAACTCCCTGAGGAAATCGCCGCACGATGGCAGATCGACCTTTCGCCATCGGCGTATGGTCCAAGGATAAATACTCACCATTCGCGAATCGGATAGCCTCTTCGACAGCCAGTTGGAATGTTGCTATCGCACGCAATACTTCACCACGAGCATCGCGAATCGGCTTTCCCGCTTCGACTGCGATGGTATGGGCGAACAATTCTTGTTGCTCGGTTAGTGCCTTTACTACCCGTTGCAGGCAGTCGCGTCGTTCATAAGCCGGACTTCGCGAAAACACCGGAAACAAAGTAGTCGCAATGTCAAGTGACCTTGCTATTTGCTCAGGCGATGCTTGTCGATACTCCGCGATTACATCTCCTGACCAGGGAGCACGAACAGTCGTTGCTTCACCTTGGCCAGCTTCGTTCTTTCCATTGATCCAGCAATCCATGGTTTCCTCAATCTCAATATTCTTTATCGATAAACTTCGTCTCGCTCAAGGTAACAATAAATGTGTACGGGCGAACCTTGTGGTCGCCCAAGAAGACAATAAAAAAACGGGTGAACCGAAATTCACCCGTTCTCAAATCAAAAAGTTGAATTGACTATTCTTCTTCGACCGCAATAAAAATCGGACGGGTTGCCGCATCGACCGAAATCCAGCGTTTGCCGGCGCGTTCGTAAAACTTAACTTTGCCTTCTACTTTCGCGTAGATGGTGTGGTCACGTCCCATG contains:
- a CDS encoding aldehyde dehydrogenase family protein codes for the protein MDCWINGKNEAGQGEATTVRAPWSGDVIAEYRQASPEQIARSLDIATTLFPVFSRSPAYERRDCLQRVVKALTEQQELFAHTIAVEAGKPIRDARGEVLRAIATFQLAVEEAIRFANGEYLSLDHTPMAKGRSAIVRRFPQGVVLGITPFNFPLNLVAHKVAPSLAIGAPIVLKPAPQTVRTALLLARIVTEAGFPAGALQVVPCAGETIEPFVTDERVKHITFTGSALVGWKLKRLTFDRPVTLELGGNGAVLIDETADIERTVKRCLIGGYSYAGQVCISVQRIYVVESVFARFVELFKSGVQALQLGDPLNESSDLSCLISESAAIRVESWISEAINQGAKAVCLGKRTGNQLLPTFLTHVPETCSLAEEEVFGPVTFANPVSDWNDGLDAINYSRYGLQAGYFTRDMQRVLAAFQRLEVGGVIADDIPTFRSDSTPYGGVKNSGVGREGVRYAMEEMSEIRVLTLPSP